A region of Candidatus Defluviilinea gracilis DNA encodes the following proteins:
- a CDS encoding aminopeptidase, giving the protein MTESEFDQLLSKYADVVVRIGLNLRKGQRLLLRGILEDAPLMRKVAESAYKAGAVYVEPIYTDERIARIRFEHADHESLTEVPNWMLTRYEEYYERMDAELAIHSSDPELLAGIDPELIAKNRKASAEKFEPLRKYENTTNWCVVATASPAWARKVFPAVPAKEAVEKLWAEIFASCRIYEADPVAAWQEHVEKLKKYRNYLNAQKFTALHYQSPGTDLTIGLPEQHLWQGAQAEFKNGITGIPNLPTEEVFTTPHKDQVDGTVASTMPLNYSGVLIEDFSLTFENGRAVKVSAKKGEETLKKLIETDENAARLGECALVPNSSPISQRKILFYNTLFDENASCHVAIGNSYRDTIVGGEDMTEEEFAAAGGNKSLTHVDFMIGSDKLDIDGVKADGSRVAVFRKGEWTVKV; this is encoded by the coding sequence ATGACAGAATCAGAATTCGATCAACTGCTCTCAAAATACGCCGATGTCGTTGTCCGCATCGGACTCAACCTCCGCAAGGGACAACGCCTGCTCCTGCGCGGAATCCTTGAAGACGCGCCATTGATGCGCAAAGTAGCCGAAAGCGCGTACAAGGCTGGCGCGGTTTACGTCGAGCCGATCTACACGGACGAGCGCATCGCCCGCATCCGTTTTGAACATGCCGACCATGAGTCGCTGACCGAAGTGCCTAATTGGATGCTGACGCGCTACGAGGAATATTACGAACGCATGGACGCGGAACTCGCCATCCATTCCTCCGATCCCGAATTGCTGGCAGGCATTGACCCGGAGTTGATCGCGAAGAATCGCAAAGCATCCGCGGAAAAGTTCGAACCGCTCCGCAAGTATGAAAACACGACCAACTGGTGCGTGGTGGCAACCGCGTCACCGGCGTGGGCGCGGAAGGTGTTCCCAGCCGTCCCTGCGAAAGAAGCGGTGGAAAAATTATGGGCGGAGATCTTCGCCAGTTGTCGAATCTACGAAGCGGACCCGGTCGCCGCGTGGCAGGAACACGTCGAGAAACTCAAAAAGTATCGTAATTATCTGAACGCTCAAAAATTCACGGCTCTGCATTATCAATCTCCCGGCACGGACTTGACCATCGGCTTGCCCGAACAACATCTCTGGCAGGGAGCGCAAGCCGAATTCAAAAACGGGATCACGGGCATCCCCAACCTCCCCACCGAGGAAGTGTTCACCACGCCGCACAAAGATCAAGTGGACGGAACCGTCGCGTCCACGATGCCGTTGAATTACAGCGGCGTGTTGATCGAAGATTTTAGTCTGACGTTCGAGAACGGACGCGCGGTGAAAGTGTCCGCGAAAAAGGGCGAAGAGACGTTGAAGAAATTGATCGAGACCGACGAGAACGCGGCGCGGCTCGGCGAATGCGCGCTCGTGCCGAACAGTTCGCCGATCAGCCAGCGCAAGATTCTGTTTTACAACACGCTCTTCGACGAGAACGCTTCGTGCCACGTTGCGATTGGAAATTCCTACCGAGACACCATCGTCGGCGGCGAAGATATGACCGAGGAAGAGTTCGCCGCCGCAGGAGGCAACAAAAGCCTCACGCACGTAGATTTTATGATCGGCTCAGACAAGTTGGATATTGATGGAGTCAAAGCGGATGGTTCGCGCGTGGCAGTGTTTCGGAAGGGCGAGTGGACGGTGAAGGTGTAG
- a CDS encoding aminopeptidase: MPSKQHQELLEKYAEAVVRVGLNLRKGQRLIITNATSRGVPPAGREFVYAVTKAAYAAGAKYVEVIWGDEEMLRLRLQHAPVDSFDEYSNHIVDATMNMIKNGDALLSVYANDPDALAGLDSERIAAMQKTHLSHYNAIGAQVSRNAINWCVVASGSPAWAAKVFPDLKPEEAEEKLWQAIFETTRATLPDPVAAWEAHIKNLKARAKYMQAKKYSALHYKGPGTDFTLGLPYGHIWGGAQAMAENGVIFTANMPTEEIFTLPDRNRAEGTVAATFPLSYGGSLIEDFSVTFENGRIVKVNAKKNQALLQKLVDTDEGSTRLGEVALVNATSPIGKRGHLFYNTLFDENASCHIAIGRAYRFTLTGGAELTDEEFIAAGGNVSLNHVDFMIGSPHMDIDGIKDDGAREPVMRSGEWAFEA, from the coding sequence ATGCCATCAAAACAACACCAGGAATTGCTTGAAAAATATGCCGAAGCGGTGGTGCGCGTGGGGCTGAACCTGCGCAAGGGACAGCGGCTCATCATCACCAATGCCACCTCGCGCGGAGTGCCGCCTGCGGGGCGAGAGTTCGTCTATGCGGTGACGAAAGCCGCGTATGCCGCAGGCGCGAAATATGTGGAGGTCATTTGGGGCGACGAGGAAATGCTCCGCCTCCGCTTGCAACACGCGCCCGTCGATTCGTTCGACGAGTATTCGAATCATATCGTTGACGCCACGATGAACATGATCAAGAACGGCGACGCGTTGCTTTCGGTTTATGCCAACGATCCCGACGCGCTTGCTGGTCTGGATTCCGAACGAATCGCGGCAATGCAAAAAACTCATTTGAGTCATTACAATGCGATCGGAGCGCAAGTCAGCCGCAACGCGATCAACTGGTGCGTGGTCGCTTCGGGGAGCCCGGCGTGGGCGGCGAAAGTTTTCCCCGACCTCAAGCCAGAGGAAGCGGAAGAAAAATTATGGCAAGCCATCTTCGAGACGACTCGCGCCACCCTCCCTGACCCGGTCGCCGCGTGGGAAGCGCACATCAAAAACTTGAAAGCCCGCGCCAAGTACATGCAAGCAAAAAAATATTCCGCGCTTCATTACAAAGGTCCCGGCACCGACTTCACCCTCGGCTTGCCCTACGGTCACATTTGGGGCGGCGCGCAGGCGATGGCGGAGAACGGCGTGATCTTCACCGCCAACATGCCCACCGAAGAAATCTTCACACTGCCCGATCGCAACCGCGCGGAGGGAACCGTCGCCGCGACCTTCCCGCTCAGTTACGGCGGAAGCCTCATCGAAGATTTCAGCGTCACGTTCGAGAACGGGCGCATCGTGAAAGTGAACGCGAAAAAGAATCAAGCCCTCCTGCAAAAACTGGTGGACACCGACGAAGGCTCAACGCGGCTCGGCGAGGTGGCGCTGGTCAACGCGACCTCGCCCATCGGCAAACGCGGTCATCTTTTTTACAACACGCTCTTCGACGAGAACGCCTCCTGTCACATCGCCATCGGACGCGCCTACCGCTTCACGCTCACGGGTGGGGCTGAGTTGACCGACGAGGAATTTATCGCCGCTGGAGGCAACGTCAGCCTCAACCACGTGGATTTCATGATCGGCTCGCCGCACATGGACATTGACGGGATCAAAGACGACGGCGCGCGCGAACCTGTGATGCGATCGGGCGAGTGGGCGTTCGAGGCGTAA
- a CDS encoding IS110 family transposase, whose product MTTFVSFVGVDIASASFMASVGTQPWKVTVKPTKFENDENGFVSFLGWLQEHNLKTESTVVCMEATGVYSEGLAYFLYASGYSVAVEPPLNIQRKFPVNASKTDELDCQYIAEYACRYADKLSLWKPRAEILEQVKLLLTTRQHFSVQLTGHKNALHAIHRKKVSSELAKHSHQNMIEQITKSIKEIDKEIRRLIESDPTFKQTLLLLMTVPGIGLQLAAHLLILMQETLDPRSLAAFIGICPIKHESGSSVYSAPTSRHFGPPKLRKLLYLAACSVRTHKSSFSNTFTAKSRMASTKNWSSTTSKTRSSRLLVLSSARNNPTFPTMLLSIPWFFKKP is encoded by the coding sequence ATGACAACATTTGTATCCTTTGTAGGTGTCGATATTGCATCCGCTTCTTTCATGGCCAGTGTTGGAACACAGCCTTGGAAAGTCACGGTCAAACCAACGAAATTCGAGAATGACGAAAATGGTTTCGTCTCCTTTCTCGGCTGGTTGCAGGAACACAACCTGAAGACCGAAAGCACCGTGGTGTGTATGGAAGCGACAGGCGTCTATAGTGAAGGCTTGGCATACTTCCTATATGCCAGTGGTTATTCGGTGGCGGTCGAACCGCCGTTGAACATCCAGCGCAAGTTTCCTGTGAACGCTTCCAAAACCGATGAACTGGACTGCCAGTATATCGCCGAGTATGCCTGCCGCTATGCGGACAAACTCTCCTTGTGGAAACCGAGAGCCGAGATTTTGGAGCAAGTCAAGCTACTGTTGACCACGCGCCAGCACTTTTCGGTACAGTTGACGGGACATAAGAACGCCTTGCACGCGATCCACCGCAAGAAGGTCTCGTCTGAACTTGCCAAGCACTCTCACCAGAACATGATCGAGCAGATTACCAAGTCCATCAAAGAGATCGATAAGGAAATCCGTCGTTTGATTGAAAGCGATCCAACCTTCAAACAGACCCTGCTCTTGCTCATGACGGTGCCTGGCATCGGGCTGCAACTCGCCGCTCACTTACTGATCCTCATGCAGGAAACACTCGATCCAAGAAGTTTGGCGGCTTTCATCGGCATCTGCCCGATCAAGCATGAAAGTGGCTCTTCCGTCTACTCGGCTCCAACTTCACGACACTTTGGACCTCCAAAGTTACGCAAACTCCTTTATCTGGCGGCCTGCTCCGTGCGTACGCACAAAAGCAGTTTCAGCAATACTTTTACCGCAAAGTCGCGGATGGCAAGCACAAAAAACTGGTCCTCAACAACATCCAAAACAAGATCCTCAAGATTGCTTGTGCTGTCGTCCGCTCGCAACAACCCTACCTTCCCAACTATGTTGCTGTCAATCCCCTGGTTTTTCAAAAAACCTTGA
- a CDS encoding GAF domain-containing protein has translation MSPQIFEMVLLMIAAALHLPVLSLLLRKRAGQETAAVFFSVYVIINLLLTVVEGLIRGGQLALGERSAIDLQAFGAFILSFIALIAILYFVRRNSRNWLIVGGVWLLGFFAILFNLFRFGEVVWTNGALVVTFDRLASIWAGYGWLVFTAGAFVVVRIAHDRSRQPLLRNRLNYWTPAFLLIALNDGLLFFGMPIPGNPARLCAAMLGALIIVTHDPPDLRNVARRVLTYVITTLVILIFYVAGATASQSVFNALPNYNPLVVGAGIALVLALIFTPLLTSVRRLVNNWFNLQEYDASRTLHAYSEQISNILDMQRLANVAVGLIIEAMDISRGFLFLVDPDITPNGEKNYRLRAVRNKGERQIRITTLGSEHPVTKYLVVEGRPLLQYDLDLLPAFRSVSQPEREWFNHLEAEVYLPIFSKREWIGLFALGAKISGTRYTEEDLVTLSALSNQTAVALENARLVDNLVVVNTELRQAYRNLDKANRDLERLDQTKSDFISIASHELRTPLTTIIGYTEMLLEDTSLPLPSHSMLKNISKGTKRLHEIMDSMFDIAQIDSRTLQLHLTSVDTGDLIRNVVNGSEKSLKEREQTLTLDIPNLPMVKADPNLLLKLFQHLLTNAIKFTPDQGKINIEARQISPSTADMPNGGLEIVVSDTGVGVDPDSREIIFSKFYQPGELLKHSTSKSRFKGSGAGLGLALSKGIVEAHGGRIWVESKGYDEENFPGSQFHVILPLGVFDSGEKTVVMGNEVKLQLG, from the coding sequence ATGTCACCCCAAATTTTCGAGATGGTCTTATTGATGATCGCAGCGGCATTGCACCTGCCTGTGCTTTCGTTGTTGTTACGCAAGCGCGCCGGGCAAGAGACCGCCGCCGTATTCTTTTCGGTATACGTTATCATCAACCTGCTCCTGACCGTTGTAGAGGGACTGATACGCGGGGGGCAATTGGCGCTCGGCGAACGGAGCGCAATCGACCTGCAGGCGTTCGGCGCATTCATCCTTTCCTTCATTGCCCTGATCGCCATCCTGTATTTTGTGCGACGGAATTCTCGCAACTGGCTGATCGTGGGAGGCGTCTGGCTGCTTGGCTTTTTTGCCATCCTCTTCAACCTGTTCCGTTTCGGCGAAGTGGTTTGGACGAACGGCGCGCTCGTTGTCACCTTCGACCGGCTCGCGTCGATCTGGGCAGGGTATGGCTGGTTGGTATTTACTGCTGGGGCTTTTGTGGTTGTGCGTATTGCGCATGACCGCTCGCGCCAGCCCCTGCTCCGCAACCGCCTGAATTACTGGACGCCGGCGTTTCTGCTGATTGCGCTCAACGATGGTTTGCTGTTTTTCGGGATGCCCATACCCGGCAACCCGGCGCGTTTGTGCGCGGCTATGCTCGGCGCGCTCATCATTGTTACCCACGATCCGCCAGACTTGCGGAATGTTGCGCGGCGGGTGCTTACGTACGTTATCACCACGTTGGTGATCCTGATCTTTTATGTCGCTGGCGCGACTGCCTCGCAATCGGTGTTCAATGCTCTGCCGAATTACAACCCGCTCGTCGTCGGCGCGGGGATCGCGCTTGTGTTGGCGTTGATCTTCACCCCGTTGCTGACCAGCGTGCGGCGGCTCGTCAACAACTGGTTCAACTTGCAGGAATACGACGCCAGCCGCACGCTCCACGCCTACAGCGAACAGATCAGCAACATCCTCGATATGCAGAGGCTCGCCAATGTCGCCGTGGGGCTCATCATCGAGGCGATGGACATTTCGCGCGGCTTCCTCTTTCTTGTAGATCCCGATATCACGCCGAACGGCGAGAAGAATTACCGCCTGCGAGCCGTCCGCAACAAGGGCGAGCGGCAGATTCGGATCACCACACTGGGAAGCGAACACCCGGTGACGAAATACCTCGTGGTGGAGGGCCGCCCGCTTCTTCAATACGACTTGGACCTGCTCCCGGCTTTTCGGTCGGTTTCTCAGCCCGAGCGGGAATGGTTCAATCATCTCGAAGCGGAGGTGTATCTCCCGATCTTTTCCAAGCGCGAGTGGATCGGGCTGTTTGCCCTCGGCGCAAAGATCAGCGGCACGCGCTATACGGAAGAAGACCTCGTCACCCTTTCGGCGTTATCGAACCAGACGGCGGTGGCGCTCGAAAACGCCCGTCTCGTCGATAACCTGGTGGTGGTCAACACCGAACTGCGGCAGGCATATCGCAACCTCGATAAAGCCAACCGCGACCTCGAGCGCCTCGACCAGACCAAATCCGATTTCATCAGCATCGCCTCGCACGAACTCCGCACCCCGCTGACAACGATCATCGGCTACACCGAAATGCTGCTCGAAGATACCTCCCTGCCTTTGCCCAGCCATTCCATGTTGAAAAATATTTCCAAAGGCACGAAACGCCTGCACGAGATCATGGACTCGATGTTCGATATCGCGCAAATCGACTCGCGCACTCTGCAACTCCACCTCACTTCGGTGGATACCGGCGATTTGATCCGCAACGTGGTGAACGGCTCCGAAAAATCGCTCAAGGAACGCGAACAAACACTGACACTGGACATTCCCAACCTGCCCATGGTCAAGGCAGACCCAAACCTTCTGCTCAAGCTTTTTCAGCACCTGCTGACTAATGCCATCAAATTCACGCCAGATCAAGGGAAGATCAACATCGAGGCGCGGCAAATCTCCCCCAGTACGGCAGACATGCCCAACGGCGGACTCGAGATCGTGGTCAGCGACACCGGCGTGGGCGTAGATCCCGATTCGCGCGAGATCATTTTCAGCAAGTTTTATCAACCCGGCGAACTGCTCAAACATTCCACGAGCAAGTCGCGCTTCAAAGGGAGCGGCGCCGGGCTGGGATTGGCATTATCCAAAGGCATTGTCGAGGCGCATGGCGGGCGCATCTGGGTGGAGAGCAAAGGCTACGATGAGGAAAATTTCCCCGGCAGTCAATTCCACGTGATCCTGCCTCTAGGCGTTTTCGATAGCGGCGAAAAAACAGTTGTGATGGGGAATGAAGTGAAATTGCAACTGGGGTAA
- a CDS encoding alpha-amylase, translated as MRLTKLSRDHYHFSSDFFRDDGRVHFGDFSSARKFAAQATALRSDPLPASDLYALSLIDEALRALVKRFAPPPVMNTAVNSASEQVGEDSIDRTQKKFVAEFPPESVYLGEQQVDDYLAKLTNGRVKSVEELIYVFTHNANPAVSPMLELVDDAPLEPTAYKNLIAALDSFFAQIVKDNANIPGSTESLFEILRAPAEAFPDSLEGQLQFILEKWGGLLGDEFVSRLLRGMDFLREETLRHHLAHGDFKADIPVATYSGGDYAEYERYSPDKDWMPRLILIAKNSYVWLEQLSRKYGRWIKTLDQIPDEELDILRDRGFTGLWLIGLWARSRASQRIKQRMGDADAVASAYSLYSYDIAEDLGGWGALENLRTRAWQRGIRLSADMVPNHMGIDSKWVSEHPDWFLSLPYSPYPSYSFKSENLSDDIRVGIYLEDHYYNKTDAAVVFQRRDHFTGDVRYIYHGNDGTSFPWNDTAQLDYTKAEVREAIIQTILHVARNFPVIRFDAAMTLAKKHIQRLWFPEPGSGGAIPSRAERGMTRSEFDALIPQEFWREVVDRVAAEVPDTLLLAEAFWLLEGYFVRTLGMHRVYNSAFMHMLRDEDNAKYRAAIKNTLEFDPQILKRYVNFMNNPDEKTAIEQFGDGDKYFGIATVLSTLPGLPMFGHGQVEGFREKYGMEFRKPKWDETPNDALIAGHDWKIFPLLHRRYLFADVENFFLFDLFTASGHVDENVFAYSNIFQDERGLVLYHNRFADTKGWIKTCAAYLDKSTGDLRQKSLAEALGLPFEGYVIFKDYVTHLEYIRSCEELWSKGLYVELHAYQHHVFMDFQFVESGEWKVICDALNGAGVESMSAKWEEMFGVKDEGGRMKDEERGKKKESAKVKKPRKKVENGKKAKASKTKSAAKKLVKKKAVVKKKLVAKKAMAKKSSAKASKSTPKSVKQVLKKAVKKKSKSK; from the coding sequence ATGCGCCTAACAAAACTGTCGCGTGATCATTATCATTTTTCATCGGATTTCTTCCGCGACGACGGCCGCGTCCACTTTGGGGATTTCTCCTCCGCGCGGAAGTTTGCGGCGCAGGCAACAGCGCTTCGTTCGGACCCTCTGCCTGCTTCAGACCTTTATGCTTTATCCCTCATTGACGAGGCTTTGCGCGCCCTCGTGAAGCGGTTCGCCCCTCCGCCGGTGATGAACACAGCGGTCAACTCTGCGAGCGAGCAAGTCGGTGAGGATTCAATTGACCGCACGCAAAAAAAATTCGTCGCAGAGTTTCCGCCTGAAAGCGTGTATCTCGGCGAGCAACAAGTTGATGACTATCTCGCCAAACTCACGAACGGACGAGTCAAGTCGGTCGAAGAGTTGATCTACGTCTTCACGCACAACGCCAACCCGGCAGTGAGTCCCATGCTCGAACTCGTGGACGATGCTCCGCTTGAACCGACCGCTTACAAGAATCTGATCGCCGCGCTCGATTCGTTCTTTGCCCAAATTGTAAAAGATAACGCGAATATTCCAGGCTCGACCGAATCGTTGTTTGAAATCCTGCGCGCGCCTGCCGAAGCCTTCCCTGATTCGCTTGAAGGGCAGTTGCAGTTCATCCTCGAAAAGTGGGGCGGACTACTCGGCGACGAGTTTGTCTCTCGTCTCTTGCGCGGCATGGACTTTTTACGCGAAGAGACTCTCCGTCATCACCTCGCTCACGGCGATTTCAAAGCGGATATCCCCGTCGCAACCTATTCGGGCGGCGACTATGCCGAATACGAAAGATACAGTCCCGACAAAGACTGGATGCCGCGATTAATCCTCATCGCGAAAAATTCCTATGTGTGGCTCGAACAACTCTCGCGCAAGTATGGTCGCTGGATAAAAACTCTCGACCAAATCCCCGATGAAGAACTCGACATTCTCCGTGATCGCGGCTTCACGGGTTTGTGGCTCATCGGTCTGTGGGCACGGAGCCGCGCCAGTCAACGAATCAAACAACGCATGGGCGATGCGGACGCAGTCGCTTCGGCGTATTCACTTTATTCGTATGATATTGCCGAAGACCTCGGAGGCTGGGGAGCATTGGAGAATTTGCGAACTCGCGCGTGGCAGAGAGGTATTCGCCTGTCCGCCGATATGGTCCCCAATCACATGGGCATCGACTCGAAGTGGGTGAGCGAGCATCCCGATTGGTTCCTGTCGCTTCCGTATTCGCCATATCCTTCGTATTCGTTCAAATCCGAAAATTTGTCCGACGATATTCGCGTGGGAATTTATCTCGAAGATCATTACTACAACAAGACCGATGCGGCGGTCGTCTTTCAACGCCGCGACCATTTTACGGGCGACGTGCGTTACATCTATCACGGCAACGACGGCACGTCCTTTCCGTGGAACGACACAGCGCAACTCGATTACACCAAAGCCGAAGTGCGCGAGGCGATCATCCAAACCATTTTGCATGTGGCGCGCAATTTTCCCGTCATCCGTTTCGACGCGGCGATGACGTTGGCGAAGAAACACATTCAACGATTATGGTTCCCCGAACCCGGCTCAGGCGGCGCGATCCCCTCACGGGCAGAGCGAGGCATGACGAGGTCCGAATTTGACGCGTTGATCCCGCAGGAGTTTTGGCGCGAGGTCGTGGACCGTGTCGCGGCGGAAGTCCCAGACACGCTACTCCTCGCCGAAGCGTTTTGGCTGCTCGAGGGATATTTCGTCCGCACGCTGGGGATGCACCGCGTGTACAACTCCGCGTTCATGCACATGCTGCGCGACGAAGACAACGCCAAATATCGCGCCGCGATCAAGAACACGCTGGAGTTCGACCCGCAAATTCTCAAGCGGTACGTCAACTTCATGAACAACCCCGATGAAAAAACCGCCATCGAACAATTCGGCGACGGCGATAAATATTTTGGGATCGCAACTGTGCTGTCCACGTTGCCTGGCTTGCCGATGTTCGGGCACGGACAGGTTGAAGGCTTCCGCGAAAAATATGGGATGGAGTTTCGCAAACCGAAATGGGATGAGACACCGAATGACGCGCTCATCGCTGGTCACGATTGGAAGATCTTCCCGCTTCTTCACCGCCGCTATCTGTTCGCCGACGTGGAAAATTTCTTCCTCTTCGACCTCTTCACCGCCAGCGGTCACGTGGACGAAAATGTTTTTGCCTACTCAAACATATTTCAAGATGAACGCGGACTCGTCCTCTATCACAACCGCTTCGCCGACACCAAAGGCTGGATCAAAACCTGCGCCGCCTATCTCGATAAGTCTACTGGCGACTTGCGCCAAAAATCTTTAGCCGAAGCGCTGGGACTTCCATTCGAAGGCTACGTTATTTTCAAAGATTACGTTACACACTTGGAATACATCCGCTCATGTGAAGAACTTTGGAGCAAGGGACTGTACGTTGAACTGCACGCGTACCAGCATCACGTGTTTATGGATTTTCAGTTCGTGGAAAGTGGCGAGTGGAAAGTGATTTGCGACGCGTTGAATGGCGCGGGCGTGGAGTCTATGTCCGCGAAGTGGGAGGAGATGTTTGGCGTGAAGGATGAAGGTGGAAGGATGAAGGATGAAGAAAGAGGAAAGAAGAAAGAATCCGCGAAGGTGAAGAAACCGAGGAAGAAAGTAGAGAATGGAAAGAAGGCGAAAGCTAGTAAGACTAAATCCGCCGCGAAAAAGTTAGTGAAGAAAAAGGCGGTTGTCAAGAAGAAGCTTGTGGCGAAGAAGGCTATGGCGAAGAAATCTTCTGCGAAGGCGAGTAAGTCAACGCCGAAATCAGTGAAACAGGTTCTGAAGAAAGCAGTGAAGAAAAAATCAAAGAGTAAATAA
- a CDS encoding DUF5615 family PIN-like protein has product MTVSLYMDHHVPIAITVGLRLRGVDVVTAHEDGADQLDDDELLKRVNELGRVLFTQDDDLLTEAAKCQREGIEFSGVIYGHQLRVTIGLCIHDLEIIAKSGETEDLKNQVVFLPL; this is encoded by the coding sequence ATGACTGTGTCGCTATACATGGATCACCATGTTCCAATAGCGATCACGGTTGGTTTGCGTTTGCGGGGCGTAGATGTGGTTACGGCGCATGAGGATGGCGCCGACCAACTCGACGATGATGAATTACTGAAACGAGTAAACGAATTGGGGCGGGTCTTATTCACACAAGACGACGACTTGCTAACAGAGGCGGCGAAATGTCAACGGGAGGGGATTGAATTTTCAGGCGTGATTTATGGGCATCAATTGAGGGTGACGATAGGACTTTGTATCCATGACCTTGAAATTATCGCCAAAAGTGGGGAAACGGAAGATTTGAAAAATCAAGTTGTATTTCTGCCGCTGTAA
- a CDS encoding DUF433 domain-containing protein — protein sequence MLAETRYEHVVLSDSRVPLISGTTMKVVELVLAQAAYGWSAEELHIQFPQLTLGQIYSALAYYWDHRDELDGDIEKRIEKVDKVQKSTPASPLIKRLKDKGLI from the coding sequence ATGTTAGCAGAAACCCGTTACGAGCATGTAGTTTTGAGCGACTCACGTGTGCCTCTCATTTCAGGGACAACAATGAAGGTGGTGGAACTCGTCCTTGCGCAGGCAGCATATGGCTGGAGCGCGGAGGAATTGCACATCCAGTTCCCGCAATTGACGCTGGGGCAGATCTATTCCGCGCTCGCGTATTATTGGGATCATCGCGACGAATTGGATGGCGACATTGAAAAGCGAATCGAAAAAGTTGACAAAGTTCAGAAATCAACTCCCGCCTCGCCATTAATTAAACGACTGAAGGACAAAGGGCTGATCTAA